In Drosophila subpulchrella strain 33 F10 #4 breed RU33 chromosome 3R, RU_Dsub_v1.1 Primary Assembly, whole genome shotgun sequence, the following are encoded in one genomic region:
- the LOC119545839 gene encoding uncharacterized protein LOC119545839 isoform X1: protein MKCREPRLKSCCCCVNLRAGCSFLALFEIFSSVLGIFAGEGARLLVIGRAAYMLHFLGSIFLLISTYMQIEVLVLIYLVTNIVHLIFSTTFLIDYALSCGFCTLEAIPVFFTLIFSFYFWLVAFSYWRRLQWENNPENDD from the exons ATGAAATGTCGGGAACCCAGGCTGAAGTCTTGCTGTTGCTGCGTGAATCTGCGCGCGGGCTGCAGTTTCCTGGCGTTATTCGAGATTTTCTCATCGGTACTAGGCATTTTTGCCGGAGAAG GTGCTCGGCTATTGGTGATTGGCAGGGCTGCCTATATGCTGCACTTCCTCGGCTCTATTTTCCTTCTGATAAGCACTTACATG CAGATCGAAGTGCTGGTCCTCATATATCTCGTGACCAACATAGTCCATCTGATCTTCTCTACCACCTTTCTCATCGACTACGCCCTAAGCTGCGGTTTCTGCACCCTGGAAGCCATTCCCGTTTTTTTCACTCTCA TTTTCAGCTTTTATTTCTGGCTGGTGGCCTTCTCCTATTGGCGACGCCTTCAATGGGAAAACAATCCCGAAAACGACGACTGA
- the LOC119545839 gene encoding uncharacterized protein LOC119545839 isoform X3, with the protein MLHFLGSIFLLISTYMQIEVLVLIYLVTNIVHLIFSTTFLIDYALSCGFCTLEAIPVFFTLIFSFYFWLVAFSYWRRLQWENNPENDD; encoded by the exons ATGCTGCACTTCCTCGGCTCTATTTTCCTTCTGATAAGCACTTACATG CAGATCGAAGTGCTGGTCCTCATATATCTCGTGACCAACATAGTCCATCTGATCTTCTCTACCACCTTTCTCATCGACTACGCCCTAAGCTGCGGTTTCTGCACCCTGGAAGCCATTCCCGTTTTTTTCACTCTCA TTTTCAGCTTTTATTTCTGGCTGGTGGCCTTCTCCTATTGGCGACGCCTTCAATGGGAAAACAATCCCGAAAACGACGACTGA
- the LOC119545839 gene encoding uncharacterized protein LOC119545839 isoform X2: MKCREPRLKSCCCCVNLRAGCSFLALFEIFSSVLGIFAGEGARLLVIGRAAYMLHFLGSIFLLISTYMIEVLVLIYLVTNIVHLIFSTTFLIDYALSCGFCTLEAIPVFFTLIFSFYFWLVAFSYWRRLQWENNPENDD; this comes from the exons ATGAAATGTCGGGAACCCAGGCTGAAGTCTTGCTGTTGCTGCGTGAATCTGCGCGCGGGCTGCAGTTTCCTGGCGTTATTCGAGATTTTCTCATCGGTACTAGGCATTTTTGCCGGAGAAG GTGCTCGGCTATTGGTGATTGGCAGGGCTGCCTATATGCTGCACTTCCTCGGCTCTATTTTCCTTCTGATAAGCACTTACATG ATCGAAGTGCTGGTCCTCATATATCTCGTGACCAACATAGTCCATCTGATCTTCTCTACCACCTTTCTCATCGACTACGCCCTAAGCTGCGGTTTCTGCACCCTGGAAGCCATTCCCGTTTTTTTCACTCTCA TTTTCAGCTTTTATTTCTGGCTGGTGGCCTTCTCCTATTGGCGACGCCTTCAATGGGAAAACAATCCCGAAAACGACGACTGA
- the LOC119545839 gene encoding uncharacterized protein LOC119545839 isoform X4: MLHFLGSIFLLISTYMIEVLVLIYLVTNIVHLIFSTTFLIDYALSCGFCTLEAIPVFFTLIFSFYFWLVAFSYWRRLQWENNPENDD, from the exons ATGCTGCACTTCCTCGGCTCTATTTTCCTTCTGATAAGCACTTACATG ATCGAAGTGCTGGTCCTCATATATCTCGTGACCAACATAGTCCATCTGATCTTCTCTACCACCTTTCTCATCGACTACGCCCTAAGCTGCGGTTTCTGCACCCTGGAAGCCATTCCCGTTTTTTTCACTCTCA TTTTCAGCTTTTATTTCTGGCTGGTGGCCTTCTCCTATTGGCGACGCCTTCAATGGGAAAACAATCCCGAAAACGACGACTGA